From a region of the uncultured Draconibacterium sp. genome:
- a CDS encoding ParB/RepB/Spo0J family partition protein, which yields MMAKRNALGRGLGALIDDAEKMQQGAGLDEIELSKIEANPFQPRTKFDEEALAELSASIKEIGLIQPITLRKVGDNKYQIIAGERRFRASQLAGLNKIPAYVRKAKDDGMLEMALVENIQREDLDAVEIALSYQRLIDELEYTQEELSGRVGKKRSTIANYLRLLKLPAIVQKGLIDKEISMGHARAIINIDDADTQIMIFEQIIKHGLSVRKVEEVVRDLNSTEDKTSDTKKPKFPKEFKIIKTQLDKIFSRHIDFSMNEKGKGKITIPFKSEADLERIVKIFENQK from the coding sequence ATGATGGCAAAAAGGAATGCACTTGGAAGAGGATTAGGCGCACTTATCGACGATGCTGAAAAAATGCAGCAAGGCGCCGGACTGGATGAAATTGAATTAAGCAAGATTGAAGCAAATCCTTTTCAACCCCGCACGAAATTTGATGAAGAGGCACTGGCAGAGCTTTCGGCCTCAATCAAAGAAATTGGATTGATACAGCCCATTACCTTACGAAAAGTTGGCGACAACAAATACCAGATCATTGCCGGAGAGCGCCGTTTCAGGGCATCGCAACTGGCAGGGTTGAATAAAATACCGGCTTATGTACGTAAAGCCAAAGACGATGGTATGCTGGAAATGGCGCTGGTGGAAAACATTCAGCGCGAAGACCTTGATGCCGTTGAAATTGCGCTGAGCTACCAACGTCTGATTGATGAGTTGGAATACACGCAGGAAGAATTGAGTGGCCGTGTAGGAAAAAAACGTTCTACCATTGCCAACTACCTACGTTTGTTAAAGCTTCCGGCCATTGTTCAGAAAGGATTAATCGACAAAGAAATATCGATGGGTCATGCACGCGCCATCATTAACATCGATGATGCTGATACGCAGATCATGATCTTCGAGCAGATTATAAAACACGGGCTTTCGGTTCGGAAAGTGGAAGAAGTTGTTCGTGATTTAAACTCTACGGAAGACAAAACAAGCGATACTAAAAAACCTAAGTTCCCAAAAGAATTCAAGATTATAAAAACACAGCTTGACAAGATTTTCAGCCGACACATCGACTTCTCAATGAATGAGAAAGGAAAAGGAAAGATTACCATCCCTTTTAAGTCGGAAGCCGACCTGGAAAGAATTGTTAAAATATTTGAAAA
- a CDS encoding AAA family ATPase, whose translation MGKIISLANQKGGVGKTTTTINLAASLAVLEQKVLIIDADPQANATSGLGFDLRNVQSSIYECIVNEVEADKAVLHTGIDNLDIIPSHIDLVGAEIEMLNLPNREKVLKSALETVKDKYDFIFIDCSPSLGLITVNALTASDSVIIPVQCEYFALEGLGKLLNTIKIIQNRLNPEMEIEGFLLTMYDGRLNLSNQVLEEVKHHFQEMVFDTVIQRNVKLSEAPSYGKPVVLYDASSKGAINHMNLAREILQRNAMTKMSKDNVVIN comes from the coding sequence ATGGGAAAAATAATTTCGTTAGCAAACCAGAAGGGAGGAGTTGGTAAAACAACCACTACCATTAATCTGGCTGCAAGTCTGGCAGTACTTGAACAGAAGGTTCTGATTATTGATGCCGACCCGCAGGCAAATGCCACATCGGGTTTAGGATTCGACCTGAGAAATGTGCAATCGAGTATTTACGAATGCATTGTAAATGAAGTAGAAGCTGACAAAGCCGTTTTACACACAGGCATCGATAACCTGGATATAATTCCTTCTCACATTGATTTGGTTGGTGCTGAAATTGAAATGTTGAACCTGCCCAACCGCGAGAAAGTGCTAAAATCGGCATTGGAAACGGTGAAAGACAAGTACGACTTTATTTTTATCGACTGCTCACCATCATTGGGATTAATTACAGTAAATGCCCTTACTGCGTCTGATTCTGTTATCATTCCTGTTCAATGCGAATATTTTGCATTGGAAGGACTTGGAAAACTGCTGAATACAATCAAAATCATTCAGAACCGTTTGAATCCGGAAATGGAAATCGAAGGTTTTCTGCTCACCATGTACGACGGCCGTTTAAACCTGTCGAACCAGGTTTTAGAAGAAGTAAAACACCACTTCCAGGAAATGGTATTCGACACCGTAATTCAGCGTAACGTAAAATTAAGTGAAGCACCCAGCTACGGAAAACCGGTGGTACTTTACGATGCAAGCTCGAAAGGAGCAATTAACCACATGAACCTGGCGCGCGAAATATTACAGCGCAATGCTATGACTAAAATGTCGAAAGACAATGTTGTTATAAATTAA
- a CDS encoding bifunctional ADP-heptose synthase, with product MNKAEVDEIFNRFSKIRAIVIGDAMVDTYLWGKVDRLSPEAPVPIVSVTTRENRLGGAANVSRNIQELEATPILFAVVGDDDNGKEFLNLLEKRNVSSEGIFVDPSRNTTVKNRVISSGKQIVRIDEESIDYISEEMESKLINAIKTEMETHPVDVIVFVDYDKGVVTPKLFNTINELAQEKGIPTSVDPKKRNFSNYKNVSLFKPNFKEFVEGTRFPLMKGDLESLKKAAETFKTEQQLKLILITLSELGILIINGDEEQYYPVAIRDIADVSGAGDTVIGVASLAMAAGLQPKIMAQMSNLAGGLVCEKVGVVPVDQTQLKKEMKSQKI from the coding sequence GTGAACAAAGCAGAAGTAGACGAAATATTTAACCGGTTTTCAAAAATACGCGCCATCGTAATTGGTGACGCTATGGTTGACACCTACCTTTGGGGAAAAGTTGACCGCTTGTCACCTGAAGCTCCAGTACCAATTGTATCTGTAACAACTCGCGAAAACCGTCTTGGCGGTGCGGCGAACGTATCACGCAACATTCAGGAATTGGAAGCTACTCCAATACTTTTTGCCGTGGTTGGCGACGACGACAACGGAAAAGAATTTCTAAATCTATTGGAAAAACGTAACGTTTCTTCTGAGGGGATATTTGTAGATCCGTCGCGAAATACAACGGTAAAAAACCGGGTTATTAGTTCTGGTAAACAAATTGTTCGTATCGACGAGGAATCAATTGATTACATTTCAGAAGAAATGGAAAGCAAATTGATCAATGCCATAAAAACAGAAATGGAAACACATCCGGTTGATGTGATCGTTTTTGTTGATTACGATAAAGGAGTGGTAACTCCAAAATTATTTAATACCATTAACGAACTGGCACAGGAAAAAGGCATCCCAACTTCTGTTGATCCAAAGAAGCGAAACTTTAGTAACTATAAAAATGTATCGCTCTTTAAGCCCAACTTTAAAGAGTTTGTTGAAGGCACAAGATTCCCACTTATGAAAGGTGACCTTGAAAGTCTGAAAAAAGCAGCTGAAACCTTTAAAACCGAGCAACAATTAAAGTTGATATTAATAACGCTTTCAGAACTGGGAATATTAATAATCAATGGTGATGAAGAGCAATATTATCCGGTTGCAATTCGCGATATTGCTGATGTTTCGGGAGCTGGCGATACGGTAATCGGAGTGGCCAGTTTGGCAATGGCGGCAGGGCTTCAGCCAAAAATAATGGCGCAGATGTCGAACCTGGCAGGCGGCTTGGTTTGCGAGAAAGTCGGGGTTGTTCCGGTGGATCAAACACAGCTGAAGAAAGAGATGAAATCTCAAAAAATTTGA